The genomic DNA CTGTTTACCCAGATGGCAAAGGTGGTGCGCGATTTCCCCACTCAGCCCATGCGGGTGGCTTCCACGGACTACCAGCCAGAACGGGAGGCATTCCTGGAGCGAATTGGCGCAACCCGGATGGAGCATACCCTGATGATGTCGCGATCGGTCTGGCATAAGCTGCGCGAATCCCGTTTCTCCCTGGATGCCCGTCAGCTATCTGAAGTACTACAAGGCTTCCAGCCTGCCAGACAGCCGATCCCCGGTCGCTTCTCTCTGCTGGAGTCCATCCGTCCCCAGGCTGCGGAAAAAACCGAGGCACAGCCGATCGATCCCAACTCCAACGGGGCAACGCCGCCCGAAAATTCCTGAGTCGCTTCCTAAATTCCCAATGAATCCTCCCTCTCTCCTCGAGCGCCTCCCATGCCAAGAATTTCTGCATTAGGGCTGGATGTGGGCCGAAAGCGAATTGGGGTGGCAGGCTGCGATGGTACAGGACTGATCGCTACTGGGTTAGAGACGATCGATCGCCGTTCCTTTGCTGAGGATGTGGAGCGACTGAGAAAACTGGCAGTAGACCGCGAGGCACAGCTTTTGGTGATTGGCTTGCCCTACAACATGGACGGCAGCCTGGGCTTTCAGGCAAAACAGGTGCAGAAATTCGCCGATCGCCTCTCAAAAGCACTCGATTTACCCGTGGAATTTGTCGATGAACGGCTGACCTCCGTACAGGCGGAAGAACTTTTGCGCGCGGAGCGACAGGACTTTTCTAGAAATAAAGGGTTGATCGATCGGAGAGCAGCCGCTATTATCCTGCAACAGTGGCTTGATGTCCGTCGCAATCAGAGAAGGGATCTGTAACTCGATCGCCCCAGCAAAGCTAAAAAATTTGAATAGAGTAGCCCCTTTTTTCGCTAGTTCAGGCACAATTCGACGCAAGACCTTACCTCAGAAAGGTATAAGAGGAAAGGATAAAGAGTAGAAGATAAGCAAACGCGCGTGTGTGGTTATTGAAATGGACGAAGTACCTACGATTAATTTGCTGGATGAAGATGGACAGTCAATTCCTTGCTTTGTGGAGCGATCGCTGAGTGCGAAGGGCAAGGAGTACGTGCTGCTGCGTCCAGTGGATGCCCCCGTGGAAATTTTTGCCTGGGTGGGGGATGAGGACGAAGAGGATGAAATGCTGCTGGATGTGGATGATGCCGAGCTGGATGAAATTATGCCGACCGCAAAGGCAGTTCTGGCGGAGCAGGATTTAACGCTGCACCGGACGGCGCTGGCGCTGATTGCGACGGGTGAGCTGCCGGAGTTCACCGAAGAGGATGTGATTACGCTGGATCTTGAAGGGGATGAGGGTCAGGTGAATCTGGAGCAGTTCCAGCAGCTTGCCTCTTTCTTCCACGAGGAGCAGGAATACGTGGTTTGTACACCGCTCGATCCGTTCCTGTTTATCGCTCGCCTCAATTCTGCCGGACAGCCCGAACTGCTGACCCCGGATGAACTGAACACGCTCCAGCAGCTTGACGAGTTCAAGGAGTTGCAGCTTGAGCTAGAGCAGCTCGCCGATGAATTTGACGATGAGGAGCTAAATTAAGGCATGTTCAAGGCTTCCCGCATTCAGAAGGGTTTGTTCTATCTGCTGCTATTGCCGATCGTCCTGGGAATTGGTGCGTGGCAGGGATGGTCTTGGTGGAGCTGGGCAAGTGCGCCGCCCACTGGAAACTCGTCTGGATCTGCGGCGGAGCCTGATGCCGCTAAACCTCAGACCGTTCAGATTCAAATTCCTGAAGGCAGTACGGCACAGCAGATTGGCGAAGACCTCCATGCCGCCGGATTAATTCGATCGCTCACTGCCTGGAACATCTGGTCGCGCTGGCTGAGTCAGCAGGATAGGACGGGTGGATTTCAGGCAGGAACATACGAGCTTTCAAGTGATCAGTCCATGACGGCGATCGCGGATCAGCTATGGCGGGGCGATGTGGTGCAGAGCAGCTACACGATTCCCGAAGGCTGGTCGATGCAGCAGATGGCGAAATACTTTGAGGAGCAGGGCTATTTCTCTGCCCAGGCTTTCCTCGACGCCACAAAGCAAATTCCCCGCGATCGCTACCCCTGGTTGCCGGAAAATTTGCCTCATTTGGAGGGATTCCTGTATCCCGATACCTACCAGTTTGGCGGGGAACTGACTCCGCAATTGGTGGTCGATCAGATGCTCGATCGCTTTCAGCAGGTGGCACTGCCGCTCTATGAGAAGGCTCAGGGCACGACTAAGTACAGTCTGCTGGAATGGGTGACGCTTGCCAGCATTGTTGAAAAAGAAGCCGTCATTGGCGAGGAACGTCCAACGATCGCCGGAGTGTTTGCCCGAAGACTGCGGGAAGGCATCACGCTCGGAGCCGACCCCACCGTGGAATATGGGCTGGGAATTCGCCAAACCGTTGACCAACCGCTGACCTTCGAGCAGGTTCGCACCCCGTCGCCCTACAACACTTACATCAATCCGGGTTTGCCGCCTACGCCGATCGCCAGTCCGGGCGTTGCCAGCCTGGAGGTTTCCCTAAATCCGCCGGATACAGAATATCTCTACTTTGTGGCTCGCTATGACGGGACGCACGTTTTTAGCCGCACGTTAGCAGAGCATGAGGCGGCACAGGCAGCAATTCATGACGGACGGGAAGTAAATCAACAGCCAGCAGGACAGCCAGCAGCAGGACAGCCAGAATCTTCGCCTGCGGCATCCCCTTCGCCCACAGCCTCACCGACTAACTCGCCTGCAACAAGTCCCTAGTTCAACTCGATCCCTGTGCGCGTTAGATTAGTAGAGGGAAGTATAAGGGATATTCTCGGTTTGTTTTTTCTCATGATCTAATCAGGCGTGCGCTGCATTGGTTGAGATGCCGCTCAGTTTTTTCTTTTGACACTCACTATTTCTTCTTTCTGGAACCCGCTTTATGTCTTGGGGTAAATTATTGCAGCCCGATTTGATTCTGGGCGATTCGATCCTGTCGCTTACGCCGGAATTGCTTCAGCAGCATCAGCTTCAGGGCTTGGTGCTGGACGTTGACGAGACGCTGGTGCCGATGAGCATGGCGGAAGCCTCCGAGGAATTGCAGCAGTGGATCAACGATGTGCGATCGATCGCGTCCCTCTGGCTAGTCAGCAATAACATCAGCGAGAATCGGATTCGCCGGATTGGAGAGTCGCTGAGTATTCCCTACATTCTGGGGGCAAAAAAGCCTTCTCGTCGCAAATTGCGCCAGGCAGTCGAAGCAATGAATCTCCCCACAGAACGGGTAGCAATGGTGGGCGATCGTCTGTTTACGGATGTGCTGGCGGGTAATCGGCTGGGGATGTTTACGATTCTGGTGGAGCCGATGGTGAATCCCTTAAAGGCAGGACAGCGGTATCTGGTGCGCGATGTAGAGGTCTGGTTTTCCCAGTTGCTAGGCGCATCCATCCACGATCTGCAACAAACTGTGTCCCATTCGGACAACTCTTAATATTCCTTCGTCAATACTAAAGAAAAGGTTAACTCTCTTATTGATTTCTCTGATCCCTGGTAGTCTACATAAAGATCAAATGGGGTCAGCCCATATAAAGACCCTAAGCCATAAATCCCTTTGCATACTTTAGGAGAGTCACCAGTCTTCGCTTATAGAGGGCTGGTGTTCTTCTATTGCGGGGTTTATTTACTCGAAGGGTCCGCGAGTCACGCCGAGGCGATTTTGCAGTTTCAAGGTTCTCCAGAGCTGTGCCCCGGTCATTTTGCCCTCAAGCAACTGCTGGTAGCAGCCGATCGTCTGGCTGACCTGTTCTGGGGTTTCGTTGACAAATTCCAGGCGGAACGATCGCACACCAAACCCCATTAATCGCTGCACGTATTCTGCCCCGGTCTGTGCGGTGCCGTTAAACACCGTATTGCGACAGCCTGCGTCGGCTTGCAGGAGGTGTTCCGTCCCGACGCGATCGCGCAGCTTCACTTCCGATTGTTCGCAGGGACGACCGCAGTTGGTGTAGTCCGTACCCTCAGACAGGAAGGCGCAGAAGACACAGTGTTCCATGTGGAACATCGGCATGTGCTGATGAATTGTCACTTCTAGCCAGTCCGACGGACAGCTTTTAATCAGGTCTTCAAGCTGGGTGATATTTAAATCGTAGGAGGCAGTCAGCCGCTCCAATCCCGATCGCATGAAGTGATCCGCCGTGAGCGCATTCGCTACGTTGAGCGAGAAATCGCCAACTCGCCGCTGGTCGGCAAAATACTTCAGGTGGTCGTAGTTTCGCACCAGGTAGCCGTCTGCCTCGGACGATCGCACCTGCTGAAGAATCCAGTTTTCCCCCACTTTGGTGATGCGGGGCGGGGCGACGAAGATTTGCGGGGGGAGATTTTCGGAGGGGGCAAAGTCTCGAACCTGCTGGACTGCCTGACGATAGGCGCGAGGGTCTTCCAGTTCGCAGTAGATGATTTTGCTGCCGGATTGGAGGACGGCTTCGAGTTGGTTGAGGCGACGGACGAGGGGGATGAGGGTGGGGAGTTGAAGCGATCGATCATTTCCTAAATCTCCGCTTGTCCTTTCCGCGTTTGAAGCGCGAGGTAGGGAATTTTGCGTTTTAGGCAGTAGGTCTTTTAGTTTGTTTTGGGGCGTTAATTGCCAGCGTCGAGGTTGGCTGCGCTGCTGTTCGAGTTGGCTGACAATTTCGCGCCGGAGTCGGTTGAGTTCGCTCATGGGCAGCATCAGATCGCCTTTGAGGTGGCTGGCGAGTCCTCCCAGGCAAAAGGGCGTGTTGCCTAAGCGTCCGAGCTGTTCGCGCAGCCGATCGATCGTTAGAGGCTGTTTTTCCGCCGTTACAAGCGGCATAGCGGATTCAATCTGGACGATGTCACCCTGCTCATCACGGGCAATCACGGTGAGCGATCGACCTAATTCTCCGTGAACTTCAAAGTTGATCGGTCTTTGGAACCGGGGATTGTCCCCAGCATAGGTTTGTCTGATTTGACGATCGAGTTCCGGGTCGCTGGTTTTCCAGAGGCGATCGCCGGGATGGATGCGCCGCCAGTTGAGGTCGTTTCGTCCAAAGGTAAGGATGGCTTCCTGTCCCCGCTGCTCGACGGCATAGATGCGTCCACCTTCTTCTTTCTGTTCTGGATGTCCGCTGTCGAACACGACCCCATCACCGGGCTTTGCGGGGGCTTCCAGGGTCAGTAAAACTTGCTCTGGGCGCACTTTCTTGACCTGCCCCAAATACACGCCGCGCTTCTTGCCAAACCGGGCATGGACAAGTTCCTGGTTGTTGATGCCGTTGAGCCATCCGGTGGAGAGTCCGCGAGAAAAGGACATTTCCAGGTTATAGCGATCGGCTTCTGCGTAAAATTCCGGTTCTGTTTCGGTCAGGGATGCCATGACGCGATCGAGTGCTTGCCGATAGGTGCGGGTGACATTGGCGACGTATTCGGGGGCTTTCAGTCGTCCTTCGATTTTGAGGCTGCTGATGCCTGCCTTCACCAGATCGGGCAAAACTTCCAGACCGGAGAGATCCTGGGGACTGAGCAGATATTTGCGATCGCCCAGATTCACCTGTTCTCCGTCTGCAATGAGATCGTAGGGCATCCGGCAGGCTTGAGCGCATTCACCCCGATTTGCCGATCGTCCGCCTAAGGCTTCGCTGGTGAGGCATTGCCCGGAGTAGGCAACACAAAGCGCCCCATGTACGAATACTTCTAGCGGCAGGGAAATCTGGCGATCGCTCAACTGCTGCTGAATCTTGCGAATCTCTTTTAGCGAACATTCCCGCGCCAGCACGACCAGTTCGCAGCCTAGATCCTTAGCAAACTCTACGCCGATCGCCGTCGTCACCGTCATCTGGGTCGAAGCGTGAATCGGGAAGTCTGGCGACAGATGGCGAATCAGCCGACAAATGGCCACATCCTGAACGATCGCGGCATCCACTCCGGCGGCAATAATGCTGCGAAGATACTGCTCTGCCTCGCGTAGCTCCTGCGGAAACACCAGCGTATTCACCGTGACGTAGCCCTTGACGCCGCGCCGATGCAAAAACGCCATCAGTTCCGGCAGATCTGCCTCAGTGAAGTTCTCTGCCCGCATTCGTGCATTGAAGCGATCGAGTCCAAAGTAAATGGCATCTGCGCCATTCTCCACCGCTGCTTTGGCACATTCCCAGTTGCCCGCCGGAGCCAAAATTTCCGGTCGCTTGAAAGGGACAGGCAGGGAGGGAGTCAGGGATTGCAGGTCAGCCGTTAAATCAGCCGTCATAGTCAGTCGATCGCGCAGAAGTCGCGGAAGTGAAACAGGTCTTCTGCCATGATATCGAGTCCGATCGCTCTATGGGATTTGAACGATCGGATTTGAACGATGGGACTTGAACAATGGGACTTGAACGATGGGACTTAAACCATGCGGCAGGCATTCCGAATCGATGGGATTGAGCGCCTCCAGACTGCCTTGCCACCAATCCTAAAAAAAGTTTGAAAGAGGGCTTGCCAAATTCGGGAAGCCACCGCTATAGTTATAAAGGTGCTGAGCCGAACGCGGGCTATTAGCTCAGGTGGTTAGAGCGCACCCCTGATAAGGGTGAGGTCCCTGGTTCGAGTCCAGGATGGCCCATGCGGCAAGGCACTGCTTAAGCTTACAAGCTTAGGTCAACAACACGGGGGTTTAGCTCAGTTGGTAGAGCGCCTGCTTTGCAAGCAGGATGTCAGCGGTTCGAGTCCGCTAACCTCCATAAGTGAAATGAGCTTCATAGATAAAACGCGTCGCGATGTTTCTCCTTAGATGAGATAGTCACGACGCAAAATTTTTGTTAATGCTGTGGTTAATATTTACAGCCTGAAAAGGCTATAACCCAAAGCAAGCAGACCAACCAAGCTCACCAAACCCAGCCCTTTGCGGAAATAGTTAACGCCCGAAAACAGTTCTAGCCATGCCCAGGTGTAGAGCGTCCCAAAGCCGACCAAGCCCGACAGGATGCCGATCGCCCCATTAGGAGCTACAAAATGAAGCAGTGTTGCCGCTGTACCAATTGTGGCAGGTAAATTCGGCAGTTGAGCAATTACAATATTGCCTTCGCTATCGCGAAAAATGCGATTGAACAGGGAATCTCTTTTATCTAAGTTTGTGTTGATTTGCGATGACATTCGGTTCGTTTGGGAACAACTACATGATTATGCTAGTGTGGTTTTCCCAATCAGTACCTATGTCGATCGTTAGATTAGATAGTGATAACTTGCATCAACTTTAATTCTGGCAGACGAAAGAATTTCATAGAAGGAACTCAGGAAGGGAATACTGATGCAACGCTAAGGTTCATCAATCCTTTAGCTAGAGTTCATCTCCTGTTTGCCTTTTTACGCTTTGGGGAATACTACGATCGTGATCAGGTAAAGCGAGAGCGCAACCATGCCTAAAACTGCTGCTAAAACTAAGTCAGCTAAGCCTGCAACTACAAAATCAGTCAAATCAGAAAACTCTGCTCCACTCAACTCACTGTTACAGAATGAAATTGCTCGGCTTTCAGAACTACATGGAGTCAATACCTCTGTTTTTGAGGAATTTGCTCAATTTGTGATCACTAATCACAAGAAGAAAGACCAAGCAGTTAAACCAGTAAAAGTTAAACCACTCACGCTATCGCAGCTTAAGACCGCTATCTATCAACATTTTTCAGTTAAAAATACAACTGAACTCAAGAAGTCCGGTGCGTTTAAGATGGCAACTGATGGCATGGACGCACTTGATTTAGGTGTTAAAGAAGGTTGGAAAAAGCTCTATCGCAAGTTCGTTGGCATTCTCCCTGGAGAGGAGGATCAAAAAGGCTATGGCTGCATTAATGGAATTAACGTTTTTCAATACTTTAAGCCCTGGCAGGTCTTTGAACTTAACCCGCAAACTGCAACCCAGCAGGATATTAAGAATGCCTACCATCGCTTAAGCAAAATCTACCATCCTGATGTTGCTGGAACAGGTGATGCCGCAATGTTTGACTGTTTGACCGTGATGTATAAGAGTATTAGCGCAGAGGCGTGAGTCATGGCTAAACAGAAAACGGGCTTCACAATTCGTGAGGCTGAACTTGCTGCGGCTTTAGAAATTACGCACGAAAGATTAGACGAAATTATTATATTTTTTGATGCCGACCCAAGCGATCAGTGGGAACTCCGTGAGAACGATCATTTTATTTTCCTCAATAAGAACTTAGGGGAAAGGCTGTTCTCCGAGCAGGGAGCCTATGCGATCGCAAAATACCTCGACGAGAAGGCAGCTAAAAGCATTTGGCAACTTATCACAGAGTTTATTACCCGACATAAGGAAAAGATTCGCAACGCCTTTATCAGTCGAAAGATTCAGGAAAACTGTAGTTCACTTACTGTTAGAAATAACCGTCACTTTCTTTCAAAGAAGGATGTAGTGAGCATTCTTTGTACTAGTCCAGCGCGGTTGAACAAGGCGTTTGAGGAAATTCAGAAGTCGTATGATCCCATGAAGATCTACGAGGACTTCGATGATATTGATGGCGTTCGATATTATTCACTTTCGGGCTTCTACAAGCTCTCGCAGCATCTCGCTCAGAAATTAACAGTCAAAGATCGACGGGGTTGGTGTGAGGCGATCGAGGTTGTTGGAAAGAAAACCTTTAAGTTAATAATCGATGAGCAGACTGCCAGGCAGAAGAAAATTGAAGCTGCAATGAGAGGAGCTAAGAAGCGAGATAAAAGTCAGTGTCAAATCACAGGCAAGTCTCACGGGAAACATAGCAAAGCGATTAATGTCACTGTACATCACATCTATTCCAAGCAGCACTATCCTCATCTTGCAGCTTGTGTAGATAACCTCATTACTCTCACACAGGAAGTTCATCAGGACTTTCACACCTGGAACGGCGGTTCTCAAAAGCCTTGCACTGCCGATCACTTGATTCAATTTGTTACCGAACTTTATCCCGACAACTACGAGGTCATTCTCAAACTCAATCAGGTCAAACAAATACTAGATTCACAGTCTAGTAAGGCAGCATAATTTAAGAAATTTGAGGAGTGCTGATAACTCTTTGCTTTCATTCCATTAAGCAGTCAGGCGAAATTTATAACCGGACGGACATAGTTAAAGGCGACTGCCGTTAGATCTCAATCTTGTCAAGACAAACAGCCGCCGCCAAAAACACTATTCAGTTAAGCATCAGTTATGGCTCATTAAGCAGGAACCAGGGCAGGGGGGAGGGTGAGGATGTCTACCCCTTCTTCGGTAACGGCGATCGTGTGTTCAAACTGGGCGGAGAGTTTGCGATCGATCGTCACAGCCGTCCATTTGTCTGCCAGGATTTCGACTTCCCAGGTGCCCTCGTTGATCATGGGTTCGATCGTGAAGACCATGCCGGGGCGCAGCTTTTTGCCCTTGCCGCGTGTGCCGTAGTGGGGAATTTGGGGAGCGGTGTGAAAGGTGCGTCCAACCCCGTGACCGACGAAATCGCGGACAACTGAAAAACCCTGTGCCTCTGCGTATTCCTGGATCGCTGCGCCGATATCGCCAATCTTTGCGCCCGGTTTCACTTCGCGGATACCGCGCCACAGGCATTCTTCGGTGACTTCGACGAGTTTACGGGCGATCGGGGAAGGCTCACCGACGAAGTAGGTTTTGGAGGTGTCGCCGTGATAGCCGTCTACCAGGGGCGTTACGTCGATATTAATAATGTCCCCGTCGCGGAGAACCTGCTTGGCGTTGGGGATGCCGTGACAGACCACCTCATTAACGCTGGTACAGATGGATTTTGGAAAGCCATGATAGCCCAGCGGCGCACTCTTTGCCCCTCGCTTCTGCGTCCATTCCTCGGCAGCGTCGTTCAGTTCCAGGGTGGTTACGCCCGGTTTAACCATTGGCTCCAGGTATGCCAGCAGCTCTGCCGCCATTTGCCCCGCCTGCCGCATCTTTTCGATCTCCCGACTGGACATAAGGATGATCGGTTCGTTGTCCATGAATTAAATCCCTGTCTGTGCTGTTGAGGTGTCCTTTCTCTACTCTAGCGGTTTAAGAAATTAGACACAATGCTAAGAAAGTTAGCTGGGATGAGAGGCAGGCATGGGAGTGAGATGCTGATTCTCCCTCTGTTTGCTGTTTGCTGGGCTGAAGGGGATCAGACCTAATTTTTCAATAGCTCCCTTTCCCTATAGAGATAGCCGAACCGGAACGCGGGTCGGTCGCGAAGCTTCAGTGAGGACGATCACTCTCTCCTAAATATTCTCCCCATGTACAAACAAAATTGCTGAAACGTAAACTCCTGTGAAGAACTGACACGATCTGTAAAACGAACAATCAACTCAAAGAAATTCTGGCGATCATAAACAAAAGAAAGCCATAGCGATCGCTTCGGCTAAGGCTGATACAAAGGAAGGAAACCATGCAGATTTCGCCTCAAACTGCCTACGAAAATCTCAAAATGCTGGATCAGGTTGACGTGGTAACAAGCGCCTCCTATCGAGAACTGGCTCAGGAAATTCTGGCTGATCCATCAATTAGTCTGAACTGGAGGCAGGCAATTAGCGATCGATTGAATCAGGCAAATTATTTTTTGACGCTCAAAACGGTTGGACGAGACGATAGCTATTAAGCAAATCAATTTAGAAAGATCAAGATAGCAGATTAGGCTGTGAGGAGAATAGTTCTTGCAGCCTATTTTTTTGAGGAAGATTATGTCTTTGGACGAAGAACAGAGTGTGGGTGTTTTAGATCCTGCATGATCCCCCTTAGCTCCTTGAAGAGGGGGAACTGAGCCGATGGAATCAAATTGTCGGCAAATGGAAGGCTGTACAACTCAAAGTCCCCCTTTTCCTCAGGAGCGGCAAATCATAAAAGGGGAATTTAGAGGGATCTCATGCTGCTTAAAATCCTCTAGATTGTCAGATGTTAAATCAAGCTAAAAAAGATGCTTGTGATACCAAACAATCAGAAGCATAGTGTTAGAGCTTCATGCTGAATAAAATTCTAAAGTTAAAAAATAATTGTGTTAGAAGAAAGTTTTCTTTGCTCGATCGCAGTTTGTAGCACTGCATAAAATACAGAGTTTTGTTTATGCTTCGGTTTATGTTTCAGTAGATAAAATACGACGGACGATATTGGGTAGGAATGCTATGCTTTAGAGTGCTTTGGTGCAAAACTGCTTGATTAAAACATTCATTTTATTTCTTGACCGTGCCTTATTATCTGCAAGTCATTGAATCATTAAAATTTCTCGAATTGTTACAAAAGCCGATAGAGAACCCACAGCGAAGAATACAGATCTGACAATTTCCTTAAGACCTCGATGTATTCCGATCGGCTGATCCATCATTTCCAATAGCCGTTCACAGCAAAAACGCTTAACGGACTTGAAGAACACCGTTTCTGCCCCTTTATTTGCCTTGCCTTGCCTTGCCATTCCTTTGCCATTTAGGGCATTCATCAATGAACAGCAATCAGAACATTAATCAATTGCCACCAAGAATTCCAGCCAAACAAGGACTCTACGACCCACAGTTTGAACACGATGCCTGCGGTGTTGGCTTCATCGTTCACATGAAGGGGCAGTCCTCTCACGAGATTGTCGAGCAAGCACTCACCATTCTGCTGAACCTTGACCACCGGGGAGCCTGTGGCGCTGAAACGAATACGGGAGATGGAGCCGGAATTCTGATTCAGGTTCCGCACAAGTTTCTCCAGAAGGTTGCTGCGGCGGAGGGGATCACGCTTCCGGATGCCAGACAATATGGCGTGGGTGTCGTCTATAGTTCTCCCGATCCCGTGCGGCGGGAGCAAAGCCGTCGTGTGTTTGAACAGCTTGTGGCAGAGGAAGGGCAAAGGGTTCTGGGCTGGCGCATTGTGCCGACAGATAATTCCTCATTGGGCGAGACGGCAAAGGCAAGTGAACCCGTGGTTCAGCAGGTGTTTATCGGGCGAAATCCTGACCTGAAGGACGATCTGGCGTTTGAGCGCAAACTCTATGTGATCCGGAAGCGATCGCACAGTGCCATTCGAGCGTCTGGAATCGATCCCGCCTGGTATCCGTCGAGTTTGTCCTGTCGGACGATGGTGTACAAGGGAATGCTGATGCCCGTGCAGGTGGGTCAGTACTATCCCGAACTGCATGATCCCGACCTGGAAAGTGCGCTGGCGCTGGTTCACTCGCGCTTCAGTACGAATACGTTTCCAAGCTGGGAACGATCGCACCCCTACCGCTACATTGCCCACAACGGGGAGATCAATACCCTGCGCGGCAATATTAACTGGATGCACGCGAGACAGTCGCTATTTGAATCAGAGGCATTTGGCGAGGATATTCAGAAAATTCGTCCGGTGATTAACATCGACGGCAGTGATTCGCTGATTTTTGATAATGCGCTGGAGTTGCTGGTGCTGGCAGGACGATCGCTGCCCCACGCGATGATGATGATGATCCCGGAACCCTGGACGGCGCATGAGTCGATGAGCGACGAGAAGAAAGCCTTCTACGAATATCACTCCTGCCTGATGGAGCCGTGGGATGGTCCTGCGTCGATCGCCTTTACGGACGGGACGATGATGGGGGCGGTTCTCGATCGCAACGGTCTGCGTCCTTCTCGCTATTACGTCACCCATGATGATCTGGTGATCATGGCATCGGAAGCGGGAGTTTTGCCGATCGCCCCAGAGCGGGTGAAGCAGAAAGGCAGATTGCAGCCCGGACGGATGTTCCTGGTGAATATGGAGGAAGGACGGATCGTTGCCGATGAGGAAATCAAACAACAGATCGCAACAGAGCATCCTTATCGAGAATGGCTGAATCAATATTTGACCGATCTGGAGAAACTGCCGGGAGTTTCGCCTGCTGATCCCGTACTGGAAACGAATCCTAACCTGACGACTGTAACGCAGCGGCAAATTGCCTTTGGCTATAGCTTTGAAGAAGTGCGGCTGCTGCTGACTCCGATGGCGCGGGACGGGGTGGAAGCCGTGGGATCGATGGGATCAGACACTCCGCTAGCTGTGCTGTCCGATCGCCCGAAACTGCTCTACGACTATTTCCAGCAGCTTTTTGCGCAGGTGACAAACCCGCCGATCGACTCGATTCGAGAAGAAATTATTACCTCTGCGGATACGACGATCGGAGCGGAGCGCAATTTGCTGGAGCCTCTGCCGGAAAGCTGTCATTTAATCAAACTGAAAACGCCGATTCTCAGCAACGAGGAAATGGCAAAACTGAAAGGTCTGAATGCAGACGGCTTTAAGTCGATTACGCTTCCATCACTGTTTGATCCAAAGCTGGGTGTACAGGGATTGGAACAGGCGATCGAATCCATCTGTGAACAGGCAGATCAGGCGATCGAGAACGGCGTGAATATTCTGATCTTGAGCGATCGGGAGATTAGCGCGAAACAGGCTCCGATTCCGGCTTTATTGGCGGTTGCGGGACTGCATCACCATTTGATTCGCAAGGGATCGCGGACGCGAGTGGGGATCGTGCTTGAATCGGGTGAACCGCGCGAAGTCCACCATTACGCCACACTGATCGGCTATGGCTGCGGCGGGATTAATCCCTATCTGGCATTTGAGACGATCGATGACATGATTCAGCAGGGCTTGCTGGTCGGTGTGGATTACAAAACCGCCTGCAAGAACTACACGAAAGCCGCAACGAAAGGTGTCGTCAAAGTGGCTT from Leptolyngbya ohadii IS1 includes the following:
- the ruvX gene encoding Holliday junction resolvase RuvX, whose translation is MPRISALGLDVGRKRIGVAGCDGTGLIATGLETIDRRSFAEDVERLRKLAVDREAQLLVIGLPYNMDGSLGFQAKQVQKFADRLSKALDLPVEFVDERLTSVQAEELLRAERQDFSRNKGLIDRRAAAIILQQWLDVRRNQRRDL
- a CDS encoding YqeG family HAD IIIA-type phosphatase — translated: MSWGKLLQPDLILGDSILSLTPELLQQHQLQGLVLDVDETLVPMSMAEASEELQQWINDVRSIASLWLVSNNISENRIRRIGESLSIPYILGAKKPSRRKLRQAVEAMNLPTERVAMVGDRLFTDVLAGNRLGMFTILVEPMVNPLKAGQRYLVRDVEVWFSQLLGASIHDLQQTVSHSDNS
- a CDS encoding U32 family peptidase, which gives rise to MTADLTADLQSLTPSLPVPFKRPEILAPAGNWECAKAAVENGADAIYFGLDRFNARMRAENFTEADLPELMAFLHRRGVKGYVTVNTLVFPQELREAEQYLRSIIAAGVDAAIVQDVAICRLIRHLSPDFPIHASTQMTVTTAIGVEFAKDLGCELVVLARECSLKEIRKIQQQLSDRQISLPLEVFVHGALCVAYSGQCLTSEALGGRSANRGECAQACRMPYDLIADGEQVNLGDRKYLLSPQDLSGLEVLPDLVKAGISSLKIEGRLKAPEYVANVTRTYRQALDRVMASLTETEPEFYAEADRYNLEMSFSRGLSTGWLNGINNQELVHARFGKKRGVYLGQVKKVRPEQVLLTLEAPAKPGDGVVFDSGHPEQKEEGGRIYAVEQRGQEAILTFGRNDLNWRRIHPGDRLWKTSDPELDRQIRQTYAGDNPRFQRPINFEVHGELGRSLTVIARDEQGDIVQIESAMPLVTAEKQPLTIDRLREQLGRLGNTPFCLGGLASHLKGDLMLPMSELNRLRREIVSQLEQQRSQPRRWQLTPQNKLKDLLPKTQNSLPRASNAERTSGDLGNDRSLQLPTLIPLVRRLNQLEAVLQSGSKIIYCELEDPRAYRQAVQQVRDFAPSENLPPQIFVAPPRITKVGENWILQQVRSSEADGYLVRNYDHLKYFADQRRVGDFSLNVANALTADHFMRSGLERLTASYDLNITQLEDLIKSCPSDWLEVTIHQHMPMFHMEHCVFCAFLSEGTDYTNCGRPCEQSEVKLRDRVGTEHLLQADAGCRNTVFNGTAQTGAEYVQRLMGFGVRSFRLEFVNETPEQVSQTIGCYQQLLEGKMTGAQLWRTLKLQNRLGVTRGPFE
- the mltG gene encoding endolytic transglycosylase MltG, which codes for MFKASRIQKGLFYLLLLPIVLGIGAWQGWSWWSWASAPPTGNSSGSAAEPDAAKPQTVQIQIPEGSTAQQIGEDLHAAGLIRSLTAWNIWSRWLSQQDRTGGFQAGTYELSSDQSMTAIADQLWRGDVVQSSYTIPEGWSMQQMAKYFEEQGYFSAQAFLDATKQIPRDRYPWLPENLPHLEGFLYPDTYQFGGELTPQLVVDQMLDRFQQVALPLYEKAQGTTKYSLLEWVTLASIVEKEAVIGEERPTIAGVFARRLREGITLGADPTVEYGLGIRQTVDQPLTFEQVRTPSPYNTYINPGLPPTPIASPGVASLEVSLNPPDTEYLYFVARYDGTHVFSRTLAEHEAAQAAIHDGREVNQQPAGQPAAGQPESSPAASPSPTASPTNSPATSP
- a CDS encoding DUF3727 domain-containing protein, translating into MDEVPTINLLDEDGQSIPCFVERSLSAKGKEYVLLRPVDAPVEIFAWVGDEDEEDEMLLDVDDAELDEIMPTAKAVLAEQDLTLHRTALALIATGELPEFTEEDVITLDLEGDEGQVNLEQFQQLASFFHEEQEYVVCTPLDPFLFIARLNSAGQPELLTPDELNTLQQLDEFKELQLELEQLADEFDDEELN
- a CDS encoding J domain-containing protein is translated as MPKTAAKTKSAKPATTKSVKSENSAPLNSLLQNEIARLSELHGVNTSVFEEFAQFVITNHKKKDQAVKPVKVKPLTLSQLKTAIYQHFSVKNTTELKKSGAFKMATDGMDALDLGVKEGWKKLYRKFVGILPGEEDQKGYGCINGINVFQYFKPWQVFELNPQTATQQDIKNAYHRLSKIYHPDVAGTGDAAMFDCLTVMYKSISAEA